Sequence from the Corvus moneduloides isolate bCorMon1 chromosome 18, bCorMon1.pri, whole genome shotgun sequence genome:
tttttctctgcaaatatttttaccaCATCCAAAGATAATATTTCAACAGAAGAATCAAGCCCCGCAGGCTACAGACAGGGCAGCTATATATAACCCGCTTGCTCACTCCGGCTCCCCGCGCATCGCTCGGGTTATGCAACCCCCATCGCGACGGTAGCCAACGGCGCGCCCCTCGGCTCCGCCCGCCCCGTCGGGGCATTTCCCCGGGACCTCGGTGCGGCTACCCGCCCGGAGGGACCGGCATCGGGGCGCGGACCGGGACTGCTACTCGTAcccgggccgggccggagccggcggggcgggcgcgtCGCCTTGCCCCGCGCCGATGCGAAAGAAGGGCCCGGGGAACGCCGCGGCGCTCCGAGGAGCCGGTAGCGGGCGGTGAGTAGCGCCTCGTCCTCGCCGGGGCAGGGACGGGAACCGGGCGCGGCTCCCTGCCCAGACGGGCCGTGCAGGTGCTGCCGACGGAGCGGGCTCTCAcgctgggctgggcaggagtTCGCCTGCCGCCTCGCTCGTTGCTGTCCGTTTTCCCCGCTTTTTTTGGCGAAGGAAATGCTCGAACTCTGGCGGGTGCTTTGGGAGTTTGGTGgcccggggctggggagggtcCCATCCGAGCGAAGCGGCCGGCAGTACCTGCGCCCGCAGCGCACCCTGACGTGCCCAGACCCCGCCTGTTGCGGCGGCTCAGACTGCAGGTCCCCGCGGCCACCGAGCCGCGAGGGtcgcccccagccccgcggTGCATGAGAGCTGGAGGAAAAGAGCGATCTTTTCTCTCGGTGCCGGACATCCGTAGCGTGACGCcgggctcggctcggctcggctcggctctTCCCTTCCCGTCTGCCGGCTCCCGGCGCCGTGATTGACACCGCCGGCCCCTCCGCCCGCCCCGCAGcacatcccatccctccccggCGGCCGCTCGCCGTGCCCGGGAGGCGGGGAAGGGCCTCCCCAGCCCTTTGACACCGTCTCGGCAGGAGTTTCACTTCGCTttcgccgccgccgccgccgccacttCTGCAGGCAAACACCCCCGGCTTCCATGTGACGCCTCCCAGCCACTGAATGGGGAAAGCGCCTATAAGGGAGACACTTTCCCTTCgtgcaggagaaaaggaggggacGAGGGGGGCAGAAGCAGGAGGTGGTGGTtgaggggaagagaagacagaaaataaattaataaatctcAGGGAAcgaattgggggggggggggggagagaaaTTGACACTCCGGGAAAGAAATTAGTGGGATTATTTATTTGTTGCCCCCCGGTCTCCTCTCGCTGACAGAGCTCGGTCCGCCGTTGCGGTGCTCGGCGCTGGCTACAAAGGGCCCCGGGGAAGTTTCTTGCTCCCAACGCCCTTCCCGGGGGGGCAGAGGGTTTAGGTTGTTTTctgttggatttattttttttaaatttcccttccccaccccccGTCTGGAAGGAGGGGGTCTCGTTCGCACCTCCCTGGATGGTGCGGTAGAAAGGAGGGGAGtgagggggtgggagggggggcTCGTGGTGGGAGGCTGCCGCGCCTGCTTCTCCTGCATTGGTGTCTCCCCTATGGACGAAAACAGCCCTCTGTCTCCCAAGGCAAATGCTTTCAGTATCGCCTCTCTGATTTCAGTCGCCGCCGCCgagcaagcagggaaaggagcGCTGGAGGAGCGCCGCGGCGGCCGCagcgcgcccgcccgccccggctgCCGCCCGGAGAAGATGCACTTCAGCACCGTCACCAGGGACATGGAAGGTGAGTGCCGCGCTCTGCCCCGCAGGGCTGTGGGGACGGGACCACCGGCCACCGCGTATCCGAGGGTTTTCACGCGGCCCGGGCCGGCAGCCGGGCCAGGGGCAACGCACAGAACGCGGCCTGCCCGCGGGGCCGGTCGGAGGGGGCTTTGACGTTCCTCCCGGCACGCCTGGGCCCTTGGAGCCCTCCCTCAGAGAAGGGCATTGCCCGTGGCCCTGTAGCAGCTTTCGACGGCTCAGCCGCTGGGACCCGCTTCTTCTCGAAGGTGCTGAAAGCATCCCCCGACAGCGCTGGCCGTGCCCGGGGCAGCGGCAGGCCGGGGCTCGGCTCCCACCGGCTCCGCAGCCCCTGTCCGGCCTGCGGGCTGCGTCGGAAATAACACAAGAGACTGTCGGGACCTCGAGGAGCTTTTCAGCATCGGAGGGAATCCGAAGGAGCCGGCCGTTCCCCGGGGCGGCCTGTCATGCGCTGCAGGGCCCGCTCGGGCCGGCGGCCGAGGGCTGTGCAGCCGGGGCCATCCCGGTGCTCCTCGGCGCGGACCCGGAGCTTTGCTCTGGTCCCGGCCTGTTCCCCTTTCTCGCCCAGGGATGGAAGGAATGGGGCATTGCCAAACCAAATCCGACTTCCCCTGTcagccgcagccccgcggcTCCAGAGTGAAGGACGTTACCTGCAGCAGCATAGCTACGCGGAAATAAGAGCCGATATTTTTTCTGAGTTCCCCcactcctctttttcttttttcttttttccctcctttttttgaAGGGGGGGCGAAAGGAGGGAGTTTTCTTTGTCCCGAGTGGTGTGTGGCGAGGGAGGCCTGCAGAGATAGCACGGGCTTTGCACCGCCGCGGCTCTTGGCAGACCTCTCGggtttgcaaaggaaaaaaaaaaaaaatagaagaaaaaaaaaggggaaaaaaaaaagagccgaggcaggcaggcagcggGAGCAGCGAGCTCCCCGCCTGCcccggggggagcggggctggggccaAGCAAAGCGGAAAGGGGGAGGCGCCCCGCTGGGCTGGGCgcggggcaggagaggaggcGGAGGGCACCCCGCGGAGCCGGTGCGGAGGCGGGGGCCgcgcggagcggcgcggagcTGGGGGGAAAGCGGGAGCCGGAGCGGAGCCCTGACCGCCTGTTTTTGGAATGATTTCAGCTATCTCCAGCCCCTGGCTCACCCAGCTGTCCCATTTTTGCGATGTTGCAGCTTTCACGGCCAAcagcctgagcagcctgaaCGCCTCCGGGGGGTACCACCTCTCCCCTTCCCCGGGGGACCCGTACGGACAGCATGAGCCGCCGCACTACGAGCCCTGCACGGCTCAGCAGCACCCGCACCCGccgccccagccccagcccggctaCCCTTTCGGCGGGGCGCCGGCGGCGGCCGGGACCAACCCGCCGCCCCCAGGCCCCGAGCAGCCCGAGGGCGCCGGGGGAGCCGCTGCGGGGCCGGCCACAGTCTCGGGCTGCTCCGCGGGGTCGGCCACCGCGGCCAAGGCGCCGGTGAAGAAGAATCCGAAGGTGGCCAACGTGAGCGTCCAGCTAGAGATGAAGGCGCTGTGGGACGAGTTCAACCAGCTGGGCACCGAGATGATCGTCACCAAGGCAGGCAGGTCAGTGCGGAGctccccggcagccccggctctCCAGCCGCTCCCTCCGGACCTGGGCACCCAGGCTAGTTGGGGCGGGAGGATCCGGCCGCGAGCAGTTGAATTAGCAGTTTGGGGGGAAATTGAAGCTGCCCAAGGGCGAGTCGCGGAGCGGTCGGGCCCAGCGGTCACCGTCATTTGATCCTTGCCTTCTCCTGGGGCGAAATCTGCGAGCTCTTGCGGCCCGAAGGCCTCGATACTGCGGAAGAATGCGCGGCTGCTGCGGGCTGACGGCGAAGGCGTGCGGAGGGCGGCAGGCAGGGCACTGGGTTTCACTCCCGCTGGAAAGGGCGCTGTGCTCCTCCGGGCGCCTTCGGCTGTGACCCCACACGGGACTTCGATCCGTGTTTACGGAGGACAGTGTGTGCTCCCGGGGCAGATAGCAACGACACGGGGGAAGGAAAAAACGAACACGCAAACTGTGCAAAACCTGCTAAATACATTCTTAGCACGGGCAGATCTTTTCTTTCCGGCGGAGACGAGAACAGACCCTAATTCTGCACCTTGAAGCGTGTTCCAGGGCTGTTGCATTTCCCGATTATCGAGTAACGAGCCCGGCTGAACCCGGCTGCTCTCGGCTCTGCTCCGGCCGCCGCGACGCGGTTCCGGGGCCAGGAACCCGCTCCTGGCCAGGGAACAAAGAAAGCGGCAAATGAGATCGCGTTAGAAACGAGCAAAACATATGGGGGGAAGAGGAGTCCCAATTACAGTTGTTAGTTACTGCATTTAATGGAGATCCTCGGGAAGAGCCGCGGCCGCGGCGGCTCGGGCAGAGCTGCGAAGCTTTTCCCCGCCAGGCTCCTCGCAGAGCTGCGGATTGTCCAGGCTCTGACTCTTGCCTTGGTTTAAAGCGATCTGGCgggggggagaaaagaaaaacaaacaaattaaggAATCCCCCGTTGCTTGCTCTCAGTTCGCCCCGGGGCTGACTGCGGCGGGATGGCCGGGGGAGAGGGTCGGACTCCGCTCCGAACGGTCTGGCAAGAGCTGTGACCGCGACCGTGCGCTCCCGCTCTCCCGTCAGCGATTTTGAGGGTCCCGAAAgtgcaaaaaaatgaaacatgctTACATGTACGCAGTggcctttttaattttttttttttaattagcaatttcctaaaataaaacaatcacCGTGGTGCCCGGTGCAAAAGAAGCCGGCGCTGCGTTGCGGGACCCGGGCGGGATTTCCCTCAGACGGTGCCTGCCCCGGCGCCGGGTCGCACAGCCCGCTGTCTCCGGCCGCGGCCCCTGAGCCCGGCGCCGGGCTCGGCGTTGCTTTCCTTAGCGGAAAAGGTCGTTCAGGCTCCAGGCGGAGGCTCTCTGAAAACAGGAGTTCTTCGATCTGGCTTTCTTAGCTCTccaagaagagggaaaaaattgcaaatatcCCACTTCAAAAAGTTTCGAAAATTAACCAACTCGAATCGAATCGGGGGCTTTGCCCCCACCCTTTTCTTCGTTTACTTTATGACACCGTCGAATCTCCAGACAGGCGAgtaaaaacaggagaaaacGGGGTAAAACCAGCAAGAAAAGGCTCGGGGAAGGCGCTGCAAAGCCTGTTCTCCCCCAGCGCCTCTGGGCTGGCCCTGCTGTTTGTCTAGATGGGTCTTATCATCTCaggttgtttgttttaaaactaagttttaaaacaagaaacacCGGAATTGGAGCTAATGGGGGCTTTTACAcgtttaaaaataataataacagagGGAGCGACTGAAAACGTCCTCCAGAGTTTGCTAAAGCCTTACAGAGAGGGAGACGCAGCCGCCCGATCCCTATGCAGCCCGGCAGTGCTGGGCCCGATCTGGAAGAGCTGCGGAGCCAGAGGCGCGCTGCCCCATCGCCCCTCAGAGGGGGGCAGCGGCCCATAATAGCAGTCCGGCAGTACTCCCCGAGAACGAGCCGGGGGGACTCTCTGTGTCCGGGTTTGATGGGGCTGTTTGTTCGGGGGAGGttgggactttggtttttcaATGGCTGCAAAGCCGCTTCCCAAAATATTGCCCACCGTCACTCCCTTGGTTTATtattctgtaaaacaaaacGAAGCCATAACGAGCCTCGACGCCAGGACACGTCTTCGGCGTGTCCCGCCGGGGAGCCGCGGGCCAGGCCCTGGTCCCGGTGTGTGCAGATGCAGGAGGGAAGGACGGGTGGGCCGTCCCGGCCTCTTCCCTTAGCCCACCACCGATCGCATTTGTCCTGCAGCCCCTTGAAGGAATCGTGCCCTCCCTGAGCGTGGGATCCGCGTTTCGGCTTAGCTTTGGGTCCCCGGGGGCCTGCGCAGAGAAGAACCAGGGGGAACAGCCGCGGGGGCTGACCTGCCCTACTCGGGAGCCCTGGGCTCCTTTCCGCTCTGCTTTCGTCCCGCAAAGGTGCGGGGACCGGGAGCCCGACCGGGCTCTTGCAATGAAGTGGATCCGGGACGGGGCTTTCGGGGAGATCCCCGTTGCCCTCTAGCCCTTGCCCGCCAAGGGCGAGCGTTTGCCCCTCCGGGCTGGGAGAGGTCTCCCGCTGGCCCTAAGGGGCcacgctgctgctgcagccactgctttCAAACGGGTGCAGTTTGGTGGGTACAGAAGCTGCACAAGTGGGAACTTGGTCACCACGTGTCGTTCGCAGGAGTTTTTAGATGTGACCCCCTCGGGCTGCCCGAGACTCCTGAGGCTTGAGTGCGGGTCCGCAGACCAGGGACTTGCCTTGCTGAAATGATGGGGAAAGTTCTTTTCACTTGATCTCCCCATAGCAAAGGCCGAGGATGCTCTTTTTCCCCTTGGCCTCTTTCTTCCACTGCGATGGGGCATTTCGTGTGTCTGAAACGAAGGGTCCTGGGGCCGGCGGGAGAGGCAGGACCGCCCCGGCTCGCCTTTCGGGATGCTGCCGAGGGCTGGGGAACACGGTAGCCGCTCTCCCCACGCAGCTTAAGCGTATCTGCCTGTTCCTCCGGCCGGTGGTTTCTGCGAGGGGACTTATCATCACAACCGGGCGGGTattggagcagctgcaggggaagagACCCGCGCCGGCCCCTCGgggctccctgctgctcctcagcttagcacttctctctctcctctctgtgccAGGCGCATGTTCCCCACCTTCCAGGTGAAGATATTCGGGATGGACCCTATGGCTGACTACATGCTCCTCATGGATTTCGTCCCGGTGGATGACAAGCGATACCGGCAAGTAACAAATACCTAGCCTGTTCCGCGGTTCTCGGAGCCGTAGGGGCTGGTGGGTCTCTGCCCACCccctgctcctgtcctctgggcGTGACACCTGTTGGTGCGACACAGGGAGGGGATGCGGGATGCAGCTGACCTGGGGTCTCATTCGCACCCTTGCAAGCAGTCTGGGGCCAGGAGCGGCTGCACGGACCGCAGGGCCCCCTCAGCCTTCGCACCAGGCCTGCTGGCAGACGGGGCCAGACCGGCATGGGCAGAAGGGCAGGTTtccacagggcacagggcaggagcttCCTTTTCCCACCCAGAAAAGCTCTCCTTGTCGTACTGCTACACGTCTCCACCGGCAAACACTCTTTGCCGCTTAACAAAAATCCCTTCGGTGCTCCTGGAGTGCTGTAGCCTCTCAGCGCATGTGCCGAAGCTGTGCCGTGCCCGCTGGGGAGCTTGCTAGGTGCTTGGGAGAAGAGAGTGGGTTTTGTGCTCTGCAAAGGCATCAGCCACCCAAGCCACAAAATTCTGCCATTGTTTCCAGCGGCAGTGTAGGAAGGCCTTGGAAATTGCCGACTCACAAGGCAGCGATGCAGTCTGGTTTGGAACCCCTTTAATTTTAAGACAGTGAAAGGCACATTATGTATTTAGCTTCAGATCAGGACGCCGAGCAGACAGCCCGCATAGGAATCGCAGGGTCCGATATATAAATATTTAGACAGATATCCAAATTCTCAGGGCGTCCTAGAAATGTTTGCTTGTCAAGGGAAGTAGGATATATAACATCCAATTGAGTATATctttaaaaagtaatgtttCTGCTCAAGTCCAATGGTGTCTAATTCCCCCTGTGCAAACACTGGCTTTTAAAGTAAACACGTGTGTAGAAGATTGGtttctctgttttaaatgtTACTGTTGAATATGTACtttgaaagaatgaaacaaGATTGCTAAATTCTGAACCTGCTATTAATCTACACACAACTTTCCACTCTTCACTTAAAGCCAGAATATTACTGTATAGAGGGCTCTCTTTCACCGTTTTTTCTTAGAGGAAGGGGGAGCTTTTGTGGCTTCTCTCCCAAATCTACACTGGTAGCTATAAATTTCCTCCATCCTGCAGATTTCTCTCACGACAGTTCCATCGCCGACCTGATAAAATACTATATCCCCTTCGCAGCAATTCTGGCTGCGGGAAAGAGCTCGTTTCTCTCGTGGCCATAGGAAGCGGGAGCGATGGAGAGGCAGTGTTTCTCCCTCGGTGGGCCGGGGCATCTGTCCCGGCCCGGGTTCTGCGGGGCCCGGGTACTGCGGCCGTTCGGGGCGCCGCTGCAGGGACGCGGGCGGGAGCCCCCCGGCCGCGGCTGAGGGTACCTTCCCCTCCCGCAGGTACGCCTTCCACAGTTCCTCCTGGCTGGTGGCCGGCAAAGCCGACCCCGCCACCCCCGGGAGAGTCCATTACCACCCGGACTCCCCGGCCAAAGGGGCGCAGTGGATGAAGCAGATCGTTTCCTTCGATAAGCTCAAACTGACCAACAATTTGCTGGATGACAACGGGCATGTAAGTGTTCCCGGGAGAAGATGTCCAAAACGGGGCTGCACCGGCTGGGAACTCCCCGTACTGTGATTCCCGTGGGGTGACCCCGCCCGCGCCCCTCCCCGGGGGCTCTGCGCCCCgatcctgccccagccccgctgctgcCCCGGGCAGCGGAGCCGGCAGGGCCGAGGCTGtgctctcctctctccatgCTCCGTCTGGATCAGTTATTGTCTCCTTGCTCGTTTTATCATTCAGATCATTTTGAACTCCATGCACAGATACCAGCCGCGTTTTCACGTGGTCTACGTGGACCCCCGGAAAGACAGCGAGAAGTACGCGGAGGAGAACTTCAAAACTTTCGTCTTCGAGGAGACGCGTTTCACGGCAGTGACCGCCTACCAGAACCACCGGGTGAGGCAGCAGCGGAGCTCGGGGCAACCAAAAGCGGGGGTTGGGGTCGCACCGGAGCTACCATGGATGCGGGTGCATCCGGCGCTGGCTCAGCCCCTTCGTCCGGCTCTCGGGTTGGAGGCCGGGCTGCGGGTGTCCGCCGGCGGCGGGGGTGCCTGGGGGTATTCCCGCCTTCTCCTCCCCATCTGCTAAACCCATTCCTGACAGCGCAAGGAACCCGATAGCCGGGAAGCTGCGCAGAGCTGCGTCGGTGTACGCCGAGGAAGCGACGTGGGCTCTAGCGCAATCGCCAGCTTCCCCCTGCCGGGGGACCTCATTACCTATGTAAACCCGAGACCGGGGCTAGTGGGGAAACTACAGGCTTCCCGCTGCGAAACGTCACTCACAATTTGTTTGAATAAATCTGCGATTTTACTGCTTTAAGCTCGTAGCTGTCTGTCCCTCCCTAGAATACAATCAtatgttaaaaatgaaacagaacacCCCCACCCCAATCTGATGCGGATCTCTGGGCAGCAGTTAATCCAATTACTCCTTTAAATCGCATCAGTGTAATGTAAAGAGCAGGAATCTCAGCAGCGGGTGGAAATACGATTTCAGAGCGGCGGGGGCTTTTCAGCGCTGCTCCGAACCGCCTCGCTCCGCGCCTTGGCTGCCCACGCCGGGGCTGTGTCTCGGGGCTGTCCATGAGCAGCCGGCGGCAGTGTCACCCTCTGCAGTGACTCCGAGCAAATCGACCGGTGGTCTCTCCGGGATGCTGCGGTTGGGCCGCACCTCGCCCCGGTGGAAGCGGCGAGGCCAGAGAAAGTCTGTGCCTTTAAGGGGCTCCGGAGTCCTTCCCCGGCTGGCATTTGCCTGATGGCTCCGGACAGCTgctctttctctcctgctttctaTCAGTTTGACCTCTAAGGCTGGAACTGTCACTGAGGGGCTTAAAGTTTGTTTTTCAACCCATTCCGGAAACTCACAATCACATACTTTATCCGTGGATTTGCTTAAATATAGAAAATGTCCTGCCTTCTCCCTGGcgaattaaataaatacataagtATGATTTATCCAGTGATTTGTCTTAGCTGCTCCAGTGGTGACCCATATAATGTGGCATTTTCTTACAAGTGCATTTACTCAGGTTTTGCAGCCGACTCAGACTGCCTCTCCCTTCACCTTGAACTCATATTAGGTAGCATATTAGCCCGCATTTTCTGACAGAGGGCAAGCACATGCTTGTACTCTGTGGCAGAGAACACCCTGGTTCCACTGGCCACCTGGACCCTCTTTGTTACACCAGGCACTGCTGAATCCCAAAGCCTGCTCAGGGACACACTCACTGTTTGGCCTGGGAGCCCCGTGTGCTGCTTTGAGACATTTTGCCACTTCTCCTTACAGATCACGCAGTTGAAGATCGCCAGCAACCCTTTTGCCAAGGGATTCAGAGACTGTGACCCTGAGGACTGGTAAGGCTGTGCCTTTACTGATTATGGCTACACCCCACTCACCCTATTTCACATGCATCTGCCCAGTTTACATTTGCACAAGGCTTGCATGGAGGGGGACATGGTATTGGGCCAGCTGTATTGTTTGGGCCACTATTgtttgccagctgcagctcaga
This genomic interval carries:
- the TBX1 gene encoding T-box transcription factor TBX1 isoform X1; the protein is MDENSPLSPKANAFSIASLISVAAAEQAGKGALEERRGGRSAPARPGCRPEKMHFSTVTRDMEAISSPWLTQLSHFCDVAAFTANSLSSLNASGGYHLSPSPGDPYGQHEPPHYEPCTAQQHPHPPPQPQPGYPFGGAPAAAGTNPPPPGPEQPEGAGGAAAGPATVSGCSAGSATAAKAPVKKNPKVANVSVQLEMKALWDEFNQLGTEMIVTKAGRRMFPTFQVKIFGMDPMADYMLLMDFVPVDDKRYRYAFHSSSWLVAGKADPATPGRVHYHPDSPAKGAQWMKQIVSFDKLKLTNNLLDDNGHIILNSMHRYQPRFHVVYVDPRKDSEKYAEENFKTFVFEETRFTAVTAYQNHRITQLKIASNPFAKGFRDCDPEDWPRNHRPGALPLMSAFARSRNPVSSPAHQNGTEKDAAESRREFEREAGGTALHQAEAAHQQLMSRVLSPALPGGGGGLVPLAGAPGGRPSPPHHELRLEPATSEPLHHHPYKYPPAAAAAYDHYLGAKSRPAPYPLPSIRGHSYHHHHHHHHMNAAAAAAAAANMYSPAGAPAGYDYGPR
- the TBX1 gene encoding T-box transcription factor TBX1 isoform X3 gives rise to the protein MHFSTVTRDMEAISSPWLTQLSHFCDVAAFTANSLSSLNASGGYHLSPSPGDPYGQHEPPHYEPCTAQQHPHPPPQPQPGYPFGGAPAAAGTNPPPPGPEQPEGAGGAAAGPATVSGCSAGSATAAKAPVKKNPKVANVSVQLEMKALWDEFNQLGTEMIVTKAGRRMFPTFQVKIFGMDPMADYMLLMDFVPVDDKRYRYAFHSSSWLVAGKADPATPGRVHYHPDSPAKGAQWMKQIVSFDKLKLTNNLLDDNGHIILNSMHRYQPRFHVVYVDPRKDSEKYAEENFKTFVFEETRFTAVTAYQNHRITQLKIASNPFAKGFRDCDPEDWPRNHRPGALPLMSAFARSRNPVSSPAHQNGTEKDAAESRREFEREAGGTALHQAEAAHQQLMSRVLSPALPGGGGGLVPLAGAPGGRPSPPHHELRLEPATSEPLHHHPYKYPPAAAAAYDHYLGAKSRPAPYPLPSIRGHSYHHHHHHHHMNAAAAAAAAANMYSPAGAPAGYDYGPR
- the TBX1 gene encoding T-box transcription factor TBX1 isoform X4, which codes for MHFSTVTRDMEAISSPWLTQLSHFCDVAAFTANSLSSLNASGGYHLSPSPGDPYGQHEPPHYEPCTAQQHPHPPPQPQPGYPFGGAPAAAGTNPPPPGPEQPEGAGGAAAGPATVSGCSAGSATAAKAPVKKNPKVANVSVQLEMKALWDEFNQLGTEMIVTKAGRRMFPTFQVKIFGMDPMADYMLLMDFVPVDDKRYRYQPRFHVVYVDPRKDSEKYAEENFKTFVFEETRFTAVTAYQNHRITQLKIASNPFAKGFRDCDPEDWPRNHRPGALPLMSAFARSRNPVSSPAHQNGTEKDAAESRREFEREAGGTALHQAEAAHQQLMSRVLSPALPGGGGGLVPLAGAPGGRPSPPHHELRLEPATSEPLHHHPYKYPPAAAAAYDHYLGAKSRPAPYPLPSIRGHSYHHHHHHHHMNAAAAAAAAANMYSPAGAPAGYDYGPR
- the TBX1 gene encoding T-box transcription factor TBX1 isoform X2 — protein: MHFSTVTRDMEAFTANSLSSLNASGGYHLSPSPGDPYGQHEPPHYEPCTAQQHPHPPPQPQPGYPFGGAPAAAGTNPPPPGPEQPEGAGGAAAGPATVSGCSAGSATAAKAPVKKNPKVANVSVQLEMKALWDEFNQLGTEMIVTKAGRRMFPTFQVKIFGMDPMADYMLLMDFVPVDDKRYRYAFHSSSWLVAGKADPATPGRVHYHPDSPAKGAQWMKQIVSFDKLKLTNNLLDDNGHIILNSMHRYQPRFHVVYVDPRKDSEKYAEENFKTFVFEETRFTAVTAYQNHRITQLKIASNPFAKGFRDCDPEDWPRNHRPGALPLMSAFARSRNPVSSPAHQNGTEKDAAESRREFEREAGGTALHQAEAAHQQLMSRVLSPALPGGGGGLVPLAGAPGGRPSPPHHELRLEPATSEPLHHHPYKYPPAAAAAYDHYLGAKSRPAPYPLPSIRGHSYHHHHHHHHMNAAAAAAAAANMYSPAGAPAGYDYGPR